Proteins encoded within one genomic window of Edaphobacter lichenicola:
- a CDS encoding LacI family DNA-binding transcriptional regulator, which yields MNSNSKTAGIKDIAQALGISIGTVDRALHERTGVSPKTKARVLQIAEQLGYKPNLAAQALKLNRRIEIAAVLPKQISHFFDPLRAGIRAAAEATVGLHVKVTFYEYQRLGQGDVELLEARLKDKYDGIIFTPGNPRKLDPVIRRLTAHGTAMLCVASDAPGSDRIGLVSAHAYTSGALAAELLAHKLYRKTNVATITGELTTLDHAEKLRGFAATLAMIAPHLSLLPAVESHERPKEAYRQTLTLLHGDSKPQGLYISTANSIPVLQALEEEGMLGKIQVVTTDLFQELVPLIETGKILATLYQRPFTQGKVAFESLITHLLEDKKTSPMIRLAPHIIFRSNLPLFTDRLDDLPDSG from the coding sequence ATGAATAGCAACTCTAAAACTGCCGGCATCAAAGACATCGCACAGGCCCTCGGCATCTCGATCGGCACAGTAGATCGGGCACTCCATGAACGAACTGGCGTAAGCCCGAAGACCAAAGCACGCGTTCTGCAGATAGCCGAGCAGCTGGGCTACAAACCCAATCTTGCGGCACAGGCATTGAAGCTCAATCGAAGAATCGAAATTGCAGCCGTTCTTCCAAAACAGATCTCCCACTTTTTCGACCCACTGCGAGCCGGGATACGGGCTGCCGCCGAGGCAACTGTAGGCTTGCATGTAAAAGTCACTTTTTATGAGTACCAGCGGCTCGGCCAGGGCGATGTCGAACTGCTGGAGGCAAGATTGAAGGACAAATACGACGGCATTATCTTCACGCCAGGCAATCCGAGAAAACTTGATCCAGTCATTCGTCGCCTGACCGCGCACGGCACGGCGATGCTTTGCGTTGCCAGCGATGCACCTGGCAGTGACCGCATTGGCCTGGTCTCCGCACACGCCTATACCAGCGGTGCGTTGGCGGCGGAGCTCCTCGCGCACAAGCTCTATCGCAAGACGAACGTCGCAACTATCACCGGAGAACTCACCACGCTCGACCACGCCGAAAAGCTTAGAGGCTTCGCAGCCACGCTTGCCATGATCGCTCCCCATCTCAGCTTGCTCCCCGCAGTGGAATCTCATGAACGCCCAAAGGAAGCTTACCGACAGACTCTCACGCTGCTCCACGGCGACTCCAAACCACAAGGCCTGTACATAAGCACAGCAAACAGTATCCCAGTCCTCCAGGCTCTCGAAGAAGAGGGCATGCTTGGAAAGATTCAGGTAGTAACAACCGACCTCTTTCAGGAGTTGGTGCCGCTGATCGAAACCGGCAAAATTCTTGCGACCCTCTACCAGCGGCCATTCACACAAGGAAAGGTCGCGTTTGAGAGCCTCATCACGCATCTGCTCGAAGACAAGAAGACCTCTCCGATGATTCGTCTCGCACCGCATATTATCTTCCGCAGCAACCTCCCGCTTTTTACGGACCGCTTGGATGATCTACCAGACTCAGGGTGA
- a CDS encoding glycoside hydrolase family 97 protein: MRLVLSSLIVVSALLVVTGVSEGIAQSGPVTLQSPDERLVMQFATVAEKESNGAAGKLVYSVSFRGRPLLDQSALALELGDQPALGSNVQIAASTPGRGSDAYSLIAGKVGSVHDQYNSVVVRVIEGNEPKRSLEIEARAYNDGIAFRYVLPEQDAIKELRLKQEDTEFRISTDATTWALALPNYRSSYESEYVKLPITAFSNQGGVSSSFLIGLPLLMHSPGTAWMTLTEADLEGNSAMYVTNPSGNWAGHLFISKLSPRFEDPNLALTGTLPHHSAWRVLLVADEPGKLMESNIISDLNSPNRVQDTSWIHPGKASWNWWAGDLGPDGKAEYTTKNMEYYVDFAAQSGFPYMLLDAGWADVRDITKMRGNVDVPELIRYASTKNVKVWIWLYSTSVMNQMKDAFPLFEKWGVAGVKIDFINRDDQDGIKFYYDVAREAAEHHLMVDFHGASKPWGIERTYPNVLSYEAVLGMENNKVARRDSPVDRTVFPFTRMVAGPLDYTPGGFDNVTENDFVGRDQSPMVMGTRAQQLALYVVFQTPFQMVSDSPLAYAHQPAFKFIRDVPTQWDSMHVLSGEPGEFVTIARSHGEEWYLGSITNWTPRDLRVSLNFLGAGRYTAEIYQDAADAGDHPKNVEIKRQTVRKDEELVLHLAKGGGCAIRFVPQREGNGN; the protein is encoded by the coding sequence ATGCGTTTGGTTTTGAGCAGTCTGATCGTTGTGTCAGCTTTATTAGTAGTAACTGGTGTTTCGGAGGGTATCGCGCAGTCGGGGCCTGTTACGTTGCAGTCTCCTGATGAACGGCTTGTCATGCAGTTCGCCACCGTTGCGGAGAAAGAATCCAATGGCGCAGCGGGTAAATTGGTTTACTCGGTTTCTTTTCGCGGAAGACCATTGCTCGATCAATCCGCGCTTGCGCTTGAACTAGGCGACCAGCCTGCGCTGGGCAGCAATGTACAAATCGCTGCGAGTACTCCAGGGCGGGGTAGCGACGCCTATAGCCTGATAGCGGGTAAGGTCGGAAGTGTTCATGATCAGTACAACAGCGTGGTTGTACGTGTTATCGAGGGCAACGAACCGAAACGTTCGCTCGAGATTGAGGCGCGCGCCTACAACGATGGAATCGCTTTTCGTTATGTCTTACCCGAGCAGGATGCGATTAAAGAACTTCGTTTGAAGCAGGAGGATACGGAGTTTCGCATTAGCACAGATGCTACAACCTGGGCGTTGGCGCTTCCCAATTATCGAAGCAGTTACGAGAGCGAATACGTGAAGCTGCCTATAACAGCTTTCAGTAATCAGGGAGGGGTTTCGAGTAGTTTTCTGATTGGTTTGCCATTGCTGATGCATTCTCCCGGTACAGCATGGATGACGCTTACCGAGGCGGACCTCGAAGGAAATTCCGCCATGTACGTCACCAACCCATCGGGCAACTGGGCTGGTCATCTATTCATCTCGAAGCTTTCGCCGCGATTCGAGGACCCCAATCTTGCCCTGACGGGAACTCTGCCGCATCACTCGGCGTGGCGAGTTCTACTGGTTGCGGACGAACCGGGCAAGCTTATGGAGTCCAACATTATCTCGGATCTGAATTCTCCGAATCGCGTCCAGGATACGAGCTGGATTCATCCCGGAAAGGCTTCATGGAACTGGTGGGCCGGAGACCTGGGGCCTGACGGAAAAGCGGAGTACACCACGAAGAACATGGAGTACTACGTGGATTTCGCCGCACAATCCGGGTTTCCCTATATGCTGCTCGATGCTGGCTGGGCGGATGTACGTGACATTACAAAGATGCGCGGCAATGTAGATGTGCCGGAGCTGATTCGCTATGCCAGCACGAAGAATGTCAAGGTCTGGATATGGCTCTACTCCACTTCGGTGATGAACCAGATGAAGGATGCCTTTCCTCTGTTTGAAAAGTGGGGCGTCGCAGGCGTGAAGATCGATTTCATCAATCGGGACGATCAGGACGGGATCAAATTTTATTACGATGTTGCTCGGGAAGCGGCAGAACACCACCTGATGGTGGACTTTCACGGAGCCAGCAAGCCCTGGGGTATCGAGCGTACGTACCCAAATGTGCTCAGCTATGAAGCGGTTTTAGGGATGGAAAACAACAAGGTCGCGCGACGAGATAGTCCGGTCGACCGTACCGTCTTTCCATTCACGCGCATGGTGGCGGGGCCGTTGGACTACACTCCGGGCGGTTTTGACAACGTCACCGAGAACGATTTCGTTGGCCGCGATCAAAGTCCCATGGTGATGGGGACGCGAGCACAGCAGTTGGCGCTTTACGTTGTCTTTCAAACTCCATTCCAGATGGTGTCTGATAGTCCGCTGGCCTATGCGCATCAACCAGCGTTCAAGTTTATTCGCGATGTCCCCACCCAATGGGACTCGATGCATGTTCTCAGCGGAGAGCCCGGGGAGTTCGTGACAATTGCACGCAGTCACGGGGAGGAATGGTATCTGGGAAGTATTACCAACTGGACTCCGCGCGACTTACGCGTCTCGCTGAACTTTCTTGGGGCAGGCCGGTACACTGCGGAGATCTATCAGGATGCGGCGGATGCAGGAGATCATCCCAAAAACGTAGAGATCAAGAGACAGACCGTCCGGAAAGATGAAGAGTTAGTGCTTCACCTGGCCAAGGGGGGTGGATGCGCGATCCGTTTTGTTCCTCAGCGTGAAGGGAATGGGAACTAG
- a CDS encoding TonB-dependent receptor: MITQSAVAQVDQGAITGVVQDSSGAIVPGAAVTVTNVDTGLVLQGTSNGSGFYVFSPLKIGNYKMVVTAKGFETTMRENLHLDAQQRLNIVFDLKPGSVSDTVTVTEAAPLLETQTSSVGQVISTDTINTTPLNGRNFVYIAQLTAGVAPPFGNTRGSGTGDFVANGQRTSQNNFILDGVDNNTNLVDFLNGSSYVVRPPPDALSEFSIQTSNFSAEFGHSAGAVLQASIKSGTNKIHGSLWEYVRNTSLDAKAWNALTNPPYHENQFGGTLGFPIIRDKLFYFGDVEANRIAYGNPGTYTVPTPLIRQGNFSELLNPSLNNGQVVQLYQPNSGGGAANTLSCNGQNNVFCPGQINKVAQNLLSLFPQPNTNGGKTYQNYVVNTPTHNNTVQFDHRVDWNITAQDQAYARYSYVHQIAVNGLPLGNPLDGTGYGGEHDINLYQSFVGSETHFFTPTLANEFRFSFSAGRSSFLQPNANVDLAPTLGLGGIPFSPNEGGLPLFQVYATPQSGGGVSNFGSQGTSNETQNVYQILDNVTKTVGNHSLKFGVAFQSVRNFYRYAPSSLGNYYFTGLYTSDPAVNSSSTFTTGSGIADFLADQVNTSAISTAPNVNDARWYDSVYAQDDWKISTRLTLNLGVRYDYYQPYKENSGRQENFIPGPPLANGAGTGALELPRSIQNTVPLGTLFPSILAKDNVTIKYVNNERLVSTQLTNFAPRIGLAYQLDSQTVIRAGYGIFYGGLESNGGNNLGDQFPFRAQVNTNPVSCSLGNCPSNGITLETGLAGGLANGLLNAVNDPGFHATDGNTKTPYTQNYNLSFQHQWSSNLSSTISYVGNVVRHLGTYYDPNTIRALYPSGTGTQSLQPFPDLGGIGTIHYGGVSTYNSLQAKAEKRVSHGLSFLATYTWAHALDDTSSAGGLSTAIGDRQLAIIPVIDEYTNSVYDVRNRFTLNGNYALPFGLGRTYLNHSRLLDLAAGGWSSSLTWVAQSGTPFTVNPSNNGPSGAGDRRAIAINDPFAPGGGPGCPTQTRTREHYYNPCSFANPLSGNLITSPVTDIATAIQYLGGRSNQIYGPGYYGVNMSIFKNFTTFHEQFLQFRADGFNVLNHPTLANPAIHDNTASGGLINGPKTFQNNTPDARFFQLSLRYAF; this comes from the coding sequence ATGATAACCCAGAGTGCAGTCGCGCAGGTCGACCAGGGCGCTATAACGGGGGTTGTGCAGGACAGCAGCGGGGCGATAGTCCCGGGTGCCGCAGTCACTGTGACGAACGTCGATACGGGTCTGGTGCTGCAAGGAACTTCGAACGGTAGCGGCTTCTACGTGTTTTCACCGTTGAAGATCGGCAACTACAAGATGGTTGTCACTGCGAAAGGCTTCGAGACAACCATGCGCGAGAATCTCCACCTGGACGCCCAGCAAAGATTGAATATCGTCTTCGATCTCAAGCCAGGCTCCGTATCGGATACAGTGACCGTCACGGAGGCGGCGCCGCTGCTAGAGACCCAAACCAGTTCGGTAGGACAGGTGATCAGCACCGATACCATCAACACTACGCCTCTCAATGGACGCAATTTTGTCTATATTGCACAGCTGACCGCCGGAGTCGCACCGCCCTTTGGAAACACGCGCGGCAGTGGCACAGGAGACTTCGTTGCTAATGGACAGCGTACGTCGCAGAACAACTTCATTCTGGACGGCGTAGACAATAACACCAATCTCGTCGACTTTCTCAACGGTTCGAGCTACGTCGTGCGTCCTCCTCCCGACGCGTTGTCGGAGTTCAGTATCCAGACCAGCAACTTCAGTGCGGAGTTTGGACACTCGGCCGGCGCTGTATTGCAGGCAAGTATCAAATCCGGAACCAACAAGATTCATGGCAGCCTGTGGGAGTATGTTCGCAATACGAGCCTGGATGCAAAGGCATGGAATGCGCTGACCAATCCTCCGTATCACGAAAACCAGTTTGGAGGAACGCTCGGGTTTCCAATTATTCGTGACAAACTTTTCTACTTCGGCGATGTAGAGGCTAACCGCATCGCATACGGTAATCCAGGTACGTATACCGTGCCCACGCCATTGATACGGCAGGGAAATTTCTCCGAACTGCTCAATCCGAGTTTGAATAACGGACAGGTGGTTCAGCTCTATCAACCTAACTCTGGGGGGGGGGCGGCCAACACGTTGTCCTGCAACGGTCAAAACAATGTCTTTTGCCCAGGCCAGATCAACAAAGTCGCTCAGAATCTACTTAGTCTGTTTCCGCAGCCTAATACGAATGGCGGGAAGACCTACCAGAACTACGTGGTAAATACTCCAACCCATAACAATACCGTTCAGTTCGATCATCGCGTGGACTGGAACATCACCGCCCAGGATCAAGCGTATGCGCGTTATAGCTATGTGCATCAGATCGCGGTCAATGGCCTTCCGCTTGGCAATCCTCTTGATGGCACTGGATACGGAGGAGAGCACGACATCAATCTGTACCAGAGCTTTGTTGGAAGTGAGACTCATTTCTTTACGCCTACACTCGCCAATGAGTTTCGTTTCAGCTTCAGCGCGGGCAGGTCGTCCTTCCTTCAGCCAAATGCAAATGTCGACCTTGCTCCGACGCTTGGTTTAGGCGGTATTCCGTTTTCTCCTAACGAAGGCGGTCTGCCACTGTTTCAGGTTTATGCCACTCCGCAGTCAGGGGGAGGAGTCAGCAACTTCGGCTCACAGGGCACATCGAACGAGACCCAGAATGTTTATCAGATCCTAGATAACGTAACCAAGACAGTGGGGAACCATTCCCTGAAGTTCGGTGTGGCGTTTCAATCGGTTCGAAACTTCTATCGGTATGCACCTTCTTCTCTGGGGAACTATTACTTCACGGGGCTCTACACCAGTGACCCCGCGGTTAATAGTTCATCAACCTTTACTACCGGTTCCGGCATCGCGGACTTTCTTGCAGATCAGGTCAACACTTCGGCAATCTCGACTGCTCCAAACGTCAATGATGCCCGGTGGTATGACTCCGTGTACGCTCAGGATGACTGGAAGATTTCCACCCGGCTTACGCTCAATCTAGGAGTGCGGTACGACTACTACCAGCCGTATAAGGAAAACTCAGGACGTCAGGAAAACTTTATTCCCGGTCCCCCGCTGGCAAACGGAGCCGGCACAGGCGCGTTGGAGTTGCCAAGGAGTATTCAGAATACAGTTCCTCTCGGCACTTTGTTCCCGTCCATTTTGGCGAAGGACAATGTAACTATCAAGTATGTGAATAACGAGCGCCTTGTCTCAACTCAGTTGACAAACTTCGCTCCGCGCATAGGCCTGGCGTATCAGTTGGATTCGCAGACGGTGATTCGAGCGGGTTATGGCATCTTCTATGGTGGCCTGGAGAGCAATGGAGGCAATAATCTTGGTGATCAGTTTCCTTTCAGGGCTCAGGTGAATACCAATCCGGTGAGCTGTTCTCTGGGGAATTGCCCTTCGAATGGAATTACTCTTGAGACCGGTCTGGCTGGTGGCCTAGCCAATGGATTGCTGAATGCTGTCAATGACCCTGGGTTTCATGCGACCGACGGCAATACCAAGACACCCTACACCCAGAACTACAACTTGTCCTTCCAGCATCAGTGGTCGTCCAACCTGTCGAGCACTATCAGCTATGTAGGTAATGTCGTGCGTCATCTCGGGACCTACTACGATCCAAATACGATTCGTGCGCTGTATCCGTCGGGAACTGGAACGCAGTCCTTGCAACCGTTCCCGGATCTCGGAGGAATCGGAACGATTCATTACGGCGGTGTAAGCACGTACAACTCGCTGCAGGCTAAAGCCGAGAAGCGTGTCTCGCATGGGTTGAGCTTCCTGGCGACCTATACGTGGGCTCACGCATTGGATGACACGAGTTCTGCGGGCGGTCTCTCGACGGCAATAGGTGATCGGCAGTTAGCCATTATTCCAGTCATCGATGAATACACCAACTCGGTCTACGATGTTCGCAACCGATTCACGTTGAATGGCAACTACGCTCTGCCCTTTGGGCTCGGGCGAACCTACTTGAATCACTCGAGGCTGCTCGATCTGGCCGCAGGCGGATGGTCAAGCAGCCTAACCTGGGTAGCTCAGAGTGGAACTCCTTTCACGGTCAATCCGAGCAACAACGGGCCCTCAGGGGCGGGCGACAGGCGTGCCATCGCAATCAACGATCCCTTTGCACCGGGCGGCGGTCCGGGCTGCCCCACCCAAACCAGAACTCGTGAACACTATTACAACCCGTGCTCATTTGCCAATCCGCTGTCTGGCAACTTGATTACGTCACCAGTAACGGATATCGCGACAGCGATCCAGTATCTCGGTGGACGATCCAATCAGATCTACGGTCCTGGCTACTACGGAGTGAATATGTCGATCTTCAAAAACTTCACGACATTCCACGAGCAGTTTCTCCAGTTCCGCGCTGACGGATTCAACGTTCTCAACCATCCAACTCTTGCCAATCCGGCAATTCACGACAACACTGCGAGTGGAGGGCTGATCAACGGTCCGAAGACGTTCCAGAACAATACGCCGGATGCGCGGTTCTTCCAGCTATCACTGAGATACGCTTTCTAA